The following proteins are co-located in the Eptesicus fuscus isolate TK198812 chromosome 9, DD_ASM_mEF_20220401, whole genome shotgun sequence genome:
- the FOXQ1 gene encoding forkhead box protein Q1, with product MESEVFSPRAAHEIKPGSDLEGTGGSNAPSPLSAAGDDSLGSDGDCAANSPAAVSGGKRNARGAPAAEEEGPVAAGIVEEGAAGPGAESAGVGEGGRSKPYTRRPKPPYSYIALIAMAIRDSAGGRLTLAEINEYLMGKFPFFRGSYTGWRNSVRHNLSLNDCFVKVLRDPSRPWGKDNYWMLNPNSEYTFADGVFRRRRKRLSHRAPVPALGLRPEETTAPPPAPAPTPAAPNSPGARSSARQEGRASPTGKFSSSFAIDSILSKPFRSRRDGDTAPVVRLQWGAAPCPPLSAYPALLPGAPGGTLLPLCAYGAAEPALLGARGAEAPPPAPHLLLAPFSSSVPAKPFQGPAAGGGRGGAHLYCPLRLPAALQAASSRGQGAHLPYPVEKLLA from the coding sequence ATGGAGTCGGAGGTGTTCAGCCCCCGTGCGGCTCACGAGATCAAGCCGGGTAGTGATCTAGAAGGCACAGGAGGTAGCAACGCGCCCTCTCCGCTGTCCGCAGCCGGCGACGACTCCCTGGGGTCGGACGGGGACTGTGCAGCCAACAGCCCAGCAGCGGTAAGCGGCGGTAAGCGGAATGCGAGGGGTGCGCCTGCCGCCGAGGAGGAGGGCCCGGTTGCGGCGGGGATCGTAGAGGAGGGCGCCGCAGGGCCCGGGGCCGAGAGCGCAGGGGTCGGTGAGGGCGGGCGCAGCAAGCCGTACACGCGGCGGCCCAAGCCCCCGTACTCGTACATCGCGCTTATAGCCATGGCCATCCGCGACTCGGCGGGCGGGCGCCTGACGCTGGCGGAGATCAACGAGTACCTCATGGGCAAGTTTCCCTTCTTCCGCGGCAGCTACACGGGCTGGCGCAACTCCGTGCGCCACAACCTTTCGCTCAACGACTGCTTCGTCAAGGTGCTGCGCGACCCCTCGCGGCCTTGGGGCAAGGATAACTACTGGATGCTCAACCCCAACAGCGAGTACACCTTCGCCGATGGTGTCTTCCGTCGCCGCCGCAAGCGCCTCAGCCACCGGGCACCGGTCCCCGCACTCGGGCTGCGGCCGGAGGAGACCACAGCCCCGCCGCCCGCTCCCGCTCCCACGCCCGCGGCCCCGAACTCGCCCGGTGCGCGCTCCTCCGCCCGCCAGGAGGGGCGCGCCAGCCCCACGGGCAAATTCTCCAGCTCCTTCGCTATAGACAGCATCCTCAGCAAGCCCTTCCGCAGCCGCCGCGACGGGGACACGGCCCCCGTGGTGCGGCTGCAGTGGGGCGCTGCGCCCTGCCCGCCGCTATCCGCGTATCCCGCGCTCCTCCCCGGCGCGCCTGGCGGGACCCTACTGCCGCTCTGCGCGTACGGAGCGGCTGAGCCTGCGCTGCTGGGCGCGCGCGGAGCCGaggcgccgccgcccgcgccgcacCTCCTGCTCGCGCCTTTCTCCTCCTCCGTCCCCGCCAAGCCCTTCCAAGGCCCTGCGGCTGGCGGCGGCAGGGGCGGCGCTCACTTGTACTGCCCCCTGCGGCTGCCCGCGGCCCTGCAGGCGGCCTCCTCCCGCGGCCAGGGCGCGCACCTGCCCTACCCCGTGGAGAAGCTCCTGGCCTga